A stretch of the Aggregicoccus sp. 17bor-14 genome encodes the following:
- the yedA gene encoding drug/metabolite exporter YedA: protein MPAPARAAPEPPAPPDAAAATLEPPARPGLVLLCLLALYVIWGSTYLGMRFALESFAPFTMAGLRFLFAGSVLLMALKVRGHALPTRRQWGASALTGFLLLTVGNGAVAVGEQTLPSGIAAVVVGSMPLWAALFSGLWGQWPGTAERWGLLLGFAGIVLLNAGGGLSGSALGAVALLVAPAAWAFGSVWSRRLPLPPGLMATAAQMLCGGAAALLLSRVLREPWPLSPTPRALGSFLYLVVFGSLVAFSAYGYLLRNARPALATSYAYVNPAIAVLLGVLFAGERLGPWTVVAMGIILAAVLLLTRARVRAATAAARR, encoded by the coding sequence ATGCCCGCCCCCGCCCGCGCCGCCCCCGAGCCCCCTGCCCCGCCCGACGCCGCTGCGGCCACCCTCGAGCCGCCCGCGCGCCCCGGCCTGGTGCTGCTGTGCCTCCTCGCGCTCTACGTCATCTGGGGCTCCACCTACCTGGGGATGCGCTTCGCGCTCGAGTCCTTCGCCCCCTTCACCATGGCGGGCCTGCGCTTCCTGTTCGCCGGCAGCGTGCTGCTGATGGCGCTCAAGGTGCGCGGCCACGCCCTGCCCACCCGGCGGCAGTGGGGCGCGAGCGCCCTCACCGGCTTCCTCCTGCTCACCGTGGGCAACGGCGCCGTCGCGGTGGGCGAGCAGACCCTGCCCTCGGGCATCGCCGCGGTGGTGGTGGGCTCCATGCCCCTGTGGGCCGCGCTCTTCAGCGGGCTGTGGGGCCAGTGGCCGGGCACCGCCGAGCGCTGGGGCCTCCTGCTCGGCTTCGCGGGCATCGTGCTGCTCAACGCCGGGGGCGGCCTGAGCGGCAGCGCGCTGGGCGCGGTCGCCCTGCTCGTCGCCCCGGCAGCGTGGGCCTTCGGCAGCGTGTGGAGCCGGCGCCTGCCCCTGCCGCCTGGGCTCATGGCCACCGCCGCGCAGATGCTGTGCGGCGGCGCGGCGGCGCTGCTGCTCTCGCGCGTCCTGCGGGAGCCGTGGCCGCTCTCCCCCACGCCGCGCGCCCTCGGCTCCTTCCTCTACCTCGTCGTGTTCGGCAGCCTCGTGGCGTTCAGCGCGTACGGCTACCTGCTGCGCAACGCGCGGCCCGCGCTCGCCACGAGCTACGCGTACGTGAACCCGGCCATCGCCGTGCTGCTCGGCGTGCTCTTCGCCGGAGAGCGGCTGGGGCCCTGGACCGTGGTGGCCATGGGCATCATCCTCGCCGCGGTGCTCCTGCTCACGCGGGCGCGGGTGCGGGCGGCGACGGCGGCCGCCCGCAGGTAG
- a CDS encoding Rid family hydrolase, with product MHATAASLVLLLSTAALAQAPKVTREHLAPKGWEGSYHRLHYTPVLKVGNRVIISGIPAAVGDTEEAKIRWAFEQLKRHLEAAGATLDDVVELTSFHVAKDQAEFDKRVEPVLRVHREFFKKNYPAWTAVATPALFSKEAPMELRAEAVIGSGKTARSSIPEPPAQPKP from the coding sequence ATGCACGCAACCGCTGCTTCCCTCGTCCTGCTCCTCTCCACCGCCGCGCTCGCACAGGCCCCCAAGGTCACGCGCGAGCACCTCGCGCCCAAGGGCTGGGAGGGCTCGTACCACCGGCTCCACTACACGCCGGTGCTCAAGGTGGGGAACCGGGTCATCATCTCCGGCATCCCCGCCGCCGTGGGGGACACGGAGGAGGCGAAGATCCGCTGGGCCTTCGAGCAGCTCAAGCGCCACCTCGAGGCCGCGGGCGCGACGCTGGACGACGTGGTGGAGCTCACCAGCTTCCACGTGGCGAAAGACCAGGCCGAGTTCGACAAGCGCGTGGAGCCGGTGCTGCGCGTGCACCGCGAGTTCTTCAAGAAGAACTACCCGGCGTGGACGGCGGTGGCGACGCCCGCGCTCTTCTCCAAGGAGGCTCCGATGGAGCTGCGCGCCGAGGCAGTCATCGGCTCGGGCAAGACCGCGCGCTCCTCCATCCCGGAGCCGCCCGCGCAGCCGAAGCCCTAG
- the hrcA gene encoding heat-inducible transcriptional repressor HrcA has protein sequence MSPEELGLGEREREVLRAVVQEYIATGGPVGSQQLTRRAEFDVSSATMRNVLADLEALGYLEKPHTSAGRVPTDRGYRFYVDTLVRLKDPGPRERELIEQGIAQEAGVGETLQEASKILHSLTRHAGVVLTPRAAATLLQRLEFVRLRENRVLAVLVGAGGQVQNKVLTVDFALSADELVRASNYLSELLREVPLERAHERIRTEMEQEQALYNALTAKALKLGVAATEASSEGSAQQEERVLIEGTGSFLESPEFADVERMRALFRALGEKHKLLALLDRVQRAKEMQIFIGTESEFSSAPDVTVIASPYGTRDTVLGTVGVIGPTRMNYQRIIPLVNFTAQVLGRVLE, from the coding sequence ATGTCGCCGGAAGAGCTGGGCCTGGGTGAGCGGGAGCGCGAGGTGCTGCGCGCGGTCGTCCAGGAGTACATCGCCACGGGCGGCCCCGTGGGCAGCCAGCAGCTCACCCGCCGGGCCGAGTTCGACGTGTCCTCGGCCACGATGCGCAACGTGCTCGCGGACCTGGAGGCGCTCGGCTACCTGGAGAAGCCGCACACCAGCGCGGGCCGCGTGCCCACCGACCGCGGCTACCGCTTCTACGTGGACACGCTGGTGCGGCTGAAGGACCCGGGGCCGCGCGAGCGCGAGCTCATCGAGCAGGGCATCGCGCAGGAGGCCGGGGTGGGAGAGACCCTGCAGGAGGCCTCGAAGATCCTGCACTCGCTCACCCGCCACGCGGGCGTGGTGCTCACCCCGCGCGCGGCGGCCACGCTGCTGCAGCGGCTCGAGTTCGTGCGCCTGCGCGAGAACCGCGTCCTCGCGGTGCTGGTGGGCGCGGGCGGGCAGGTGCAGAACAAGGTGCTCACGGTGGACTTCGCGCTGAGTGCGGACGAGCTGGTGCGCGCCTCCAACTACCTGAGCGAGCTCTTGCGCGAAGTCCCGCTGGAGCGCGCGCACGAGCGCATCCGCACGGAGATGGAGCAGGAGCAGGCGCTCTACAACGCGCTCACCGCGAAGGCGCTGAAGCTGGGCGTGGCGGCAACCGAGGCGAGCAGCGAGGGCAGCGCGCAGCAGGAGGAGCGGGTGCTCATCGAGGGCACGGGCTCGTTCCTGGAGAGCCCGGAGTTCGCGGACGTGGAGCGCATGCGCGCGCTGTTCCGGGCGCTGGGCGAGAAGCACAAGCTGCTCGCGCTGCTGGACCGGGTGCAGCGCGCGAAGGAGATGCAGATCTTCATCGGCACGGAGAGCGAGTTCTCCAGCGCGCCGGACGTGACGGTCATCGCGAGCCCCTACGGCACGCGCGACACGGTGCTGGGCACGGTGGGCGTCATCGGCCCCACCCGCATGAACTACCAGCGCATCATCCCGCTGGTGAACTTCACCGCGCAGGTGCTGGGCCGGGTGCTCGAGTAG
- a CDS encoding PAS domain S-box protein, whose product MPPPEPSPSPERSAAAPRPGARARAAILMVDDHPSNLLALEAILEPLGQELVKAHSGEEALKQLLRRDFAAILMDVQMPGLDGFQTAALIKQRERTRTVPILFLTALSRDAAHVFKGYAHGAVDYLLKPFDPEILRSKVSVFVDLFLKEQQIQRQAELLRQREREALERASEQRFRGLIDAMPHNVWVLAPSGEVQYANRAWQEYAQVGPTASVEEAIATVVHPDDRVRALAQWKGAQHAVPKPFELEWRLRRADGVYRWHLARAVPQKDEEGTFTGWLATATDIDDKKRAEEARARFKTTLDATLDFVLMFSPDTLALTYANAGAARQLGYSVEELLGQSVLGFEAERDEAALRALIAPLLSGAQASQNYATHYRRRDGARVPVEVVLQYVATDGGSGRCVSVARDITEHLRAEAALRHASEAKDAFLAAASHELRTPLAAAKGHAHLALLKMGADTETGPGKSLKIINRQIDRMAKLVEDLLDISRLQAGRLSLELERFDLGTLVRETCERMAVLSGEHHLQIQAPEHLEGAWDRGRLDQVLTNLVSNAIRYSPEGGTVLVQLQEEEGGDAVHLSVKDSGVGIPKEKQAVIFERFGRAHGSRYGGLGLGLTITQGIVEQHGGRIWVESAGVEGQGSTFHVLLPRETSALQANDTEPQAQLS is encoded by the coding sequence ATGCCCCCTCCCGAGCCCAGTCCCAGCCCCGAGCGCAGCGCTGCTGCCCCGCGGCCCGGCGCGCGTGCCCGGGCGGCCATCCTCATGGTGGACGACCACCCGTCCAACCTGCTCGCGCTCGAGGCCATCCTCGAGCCGCTGGGCCAGGAGCTGGTCAAGGCCCACAGCGGCGAGGAGGCGCTCAAGCAGCTGCTGCGCCGCGACTTCGCCGCCATCCTGATGGACGTGCAGATGCCCGGCCTGGACGGCTTCCAGACCGCGGCCCTCATCAAGCAGCGCGAGCGCACCCGCACCGTCCCCATCCTCTTCCTCACCGCGCTCAGCCGCGACGCGGCCCACGTCTTCAAGGGCTACGCGCACGGCGCGGTGGACTACCTGCTCAAGCCCTTCGACCCGGAGATCCTCCGCTCCAAGGTCAGCGTCTTCGTGGATCTGTTCCTCAAGGAGCAGCAGATCCAGCGCCAGGCGGAGCTCTTGCGCCAGCGCGAGCGCGAGGCCCTGGAGCGCGCGAGCGAGCAGCGCTTCCGAGGCCTCATCGACGCCATGCCCCACAACGTGTGGGTGCTCGCGCCCTCGGGCGAGGTGCAGTACGCGAACCGCGCCTGGCAGGAGTACGCCCAGGTGGGCCCCACCGCGAGCGTGGAGGAGGCGATCGCCACCGTGGTGCACCCGGACGACCGGGTGCGCGCGCTCGCCCAGTGGAAGGGCGCCCAGCACGCAGTCCCCAAGCCCTTCGAGCTGGAGTGGCGGCTGCGGCGCGCGGACGGCGTGTACCGCTGGCACCTCGCGCGCGCGGTGCCCCAGAAGGACGAGGAGGGCACCTTCACCGGCTGGCTCGCCACCGCCACGGACATCGACGACAAGAAGCGCGCCGAGGAGGCGCGCGCCCGCTTCAAGACCACTCTGGACGCGACCCTGGACTTCGTCCTCATGTTCAGCCCGGACACGCTCGCGCTCACCTACGCGAACGCGGGCGCCGCGCGCCAGCTCGGCTACAGCGTGGAGGAGCTGCTGGGCCAGAGCGTGCTCGGCTTCGAGGCGGAGCGCGACGAGGCCGCCCTGCGCGCCCTCATCGCGCCGCTGCTCTCCGGGGCGCAGGCGAGCCAGAACTACGCCACCCACTACCGCCGCCGCGATGGGGCCCGGGTGCCGGTGGAGGTGGTGCTGCAGTACGTGGCCACGGACGGCGGCAGCGGGCGCTGCGTGTCGGTGGCGCGCGACATCACCGAGCACCTGCGCGCCGAGGCCGCGCTGCGCCACGCGAGCGAGGCGAAGGACGCCTTCCTCGCCGCGGCGTCCCACGAGCTGCGCACCCCGCTCGCCGCGGCGAAGGGGCACGCGCACCTCGCGCTGCTCAAGATGGGCGCGGACACCGAGACCGGGCCCGGCAAGAGCCTGAAGATCATCAACCGGCAGATCGACCGGATGGCGAAGCTGGTGGAGGACCTGCTGGACATCAGCCGCCTGCAGGCGGGCCGCCTCAGCCTGGAGCTCGAGCGCTTCGACCTGGGCACCCTGGTGCGCGAGACCTGCGAGCGCATGGCCGTGCTCAGCGGCGAGCACCACCTCCAGATCCAGGCCCCCGAGCACCTCGAGGGCGCGTGGGACCGCGGGCGCCTGGACCAGGTGCTGACGAACCTGGTCTCCAACGCCATCCGCTACTCCCCCGAGGGCGGCACCGTGCTGGTGCAGCTGCAGGAGGAGGAGGGGGGAGACGCCGTGCACCTGTCCGTGAAGGACTCGGGCGTGGGCATCCCCAAGGAGAAGCAGGCGGTCATCTTCGAGCGCTTCGGGCGCGCCCACGGCAGCCGCTACGGCGGCCTCGGCCTCGGGCTCACCATCACCCAGGGCATCGTCGAGCAGCACGGCGGGCGCATCTGGGTGGAGAGCGCGGGCGTGGAGGGCCAGGGCAGCACCTTCCACGTGTTGCTGCCGCGCGAGACCTCCGCCCTGCAGGCGAACGACACCGAGCCCCAGGCGCAGCTGAGCTGA